In the genome of Schistocerca piceifrons isolate TAMUIC-IGC-003096 chromosome X, iqSchPice1.1, whole genome shotgun sequence, the window agtataattaaatttcagtgcaCATTAGCAGCGAAGCAGATTTTcgtaaaaattcaaatttttataacactaatttttatatttcaCTGATAAGAGAGCCGTTTGATATATTTAACAAAATAACCTTCCTCTGATGCAGCTGCTTCGACGGGCAGTGTGAAAACGCAGGACTTAAACTCTGAAACCTGAAAGATAGAACTGTCTCAAATACGTATAGCCAAACAATAAAAAGTGGGCGAACTTTTCTGGGTAAAATTTATATCTTACATTGTCATAGTGTACCAAGCGGAAATATTGATTCGTTGAAACCACGaaaaacacctacatctacatggatactctgcaaatcacatttaagtgcctggcagagggttcatcgaaccaccttcacaattctctattattccaatctcgtaaagcgcgcggaaaaaatgaacatctgtatctttccgtacgagctctgatttcccgtattttatcgtggtgatcgtgcatccctatgtaggtcgttgacaacaaaatattttcgcattcggaggagaaggttggtgattggaatttcgtgagaagattccgtcgcaacgaaaaacgcctttcttttaatgatttccagcccaaatcctgtatcatttctgtgactctctcccatatttcgcgataatacaaaacgtgctgacctcctttgaactttttcgatgtactccgtcagtcctatctggtaagaatcccacaccgcgcagaagtacTCTGGAAGAGgacggacggacaagcgtagtgtaggcagtctccttaggtctgttacattttctgcgtgttctgtcaataaaacgtagtctttggttagccttccaccacaacattttctgtgtgttccttccaatttaagctgtgcgtaattgtaatacctaggtatttagctgaatgtacggcttttagattagactgatttatcgtttaaccgaagtttaacgagttccttttagcagtcgTGGATTAcctcactttttgttatttagggtcaactgccacttttcacaccattcagatatctttttgcagtttgttttgatattctgtgactattagtcgataaacgacagcgtcatctgcaaacaaccgaagacggctgctcagcttgtctcccaaatcgtttatatagataagtaacagcaaagggcctgtaacactaccttggggaacgccagaaatcacttctgttttactcgatgactttccgtcaattactacgaactgtgacctctgacaggaaatcacaaatccattcacgtaacagacgatattccataagcacgaaatttcactgcaagccgcttgtgtttTACAGTGCCACAAGCctaccggaaatccagaaatacggaatcgctctgaaatcccttgtcaatagcactcaacacttcatgtgaataaagagctagttgtgtttcacaggaacgatgttttctaaatccatgttgactgcgtgtcaatagaccgcctttttcgaggtaattcataatgttcgaacacaatatatgttccaaaatcctgcttcatatctgcgttaacgatatgggcctgtaacttagtggattaatcctactacctttgttggatattggtgtgacctgtgcaactttccagtctttgggtacggatttttcgtcgagtaaacggttgtatatgattgttaagtatggagctaatgcatcagcatactccgagaggaacctaattggtatacgatctggaccagaagacttccttttattaagtgattcaagttgcttcactactctgaggatatttacttctacgttacttatgttggcagctcttctcgattcgaattctggaatatttacttcgtcttttgtggaggcatttcggaaggctatgtttagtaactttgctttggcagtaCTAATTCGGTACTTGTGGTTTCGAATGCCGAAAGAGTCCAGTGCCGTCAGCAACTACCTCGATTCAGCAACGAAAAAAAACAGCGTACTCGGCACGCCTTGTCCAAAGGTCACAGCACGTCACAGAAAGGAAAGCGTGCCCGTAGCCACGTAGTTCCGCATTAGCTGCCGAATATTAATGGCGTTTGCTCCGAAGGCCTGGGCCGCACAATTCCAAACCTGGTCGTAAGCAGCCTAAGGACGATTCCTAAAAGTCGCGAATTCGATAAACTATTACGAAGATTTAGTCATTATGGAACCTTTACTACGATTTACTTAAGCTACTCGCTCATTTTCGGACTACACCGTGATAAGTACTTTACTGTTAGGGTTAAAAACTTAATGGCTATCAAACACGCACGAACCATTAATGTCCAATGGTAAATATACAGCGAGGGATTCTGCATTCGATACTCTACAACAGATGGGAGTATCTGAAAGGATATTGCCCAGTAAGAGCGTTCTACAAGCACGCAATTTATTATAGTCAGTTTGGTAACCGTTCTATTTTCTATCGTAACAGCGGTTACTATGTTTCTTTGTAAATGAGTATTTCTAAAACATGTCCTCATAGATGGTTCAATAAAACTCTCCCTGAGATACAAATTCAACGTTCCTGGAAGTGATATGAACGTCTGCGTAAGTGTTATTTCGCATCTGCTACAACTTCAGATAAGGATCAGTTTGAAGTGTTCACTAGTGGCCGAAAGCTATCATCATTTGCATAAGCTATTTTTCGCAAAGTAGCCACACACGAGAGGGAGATGTGCAATACAAAGCTTTCAAAACACTAATAATTGTAACGTTGCTAGTAAAACAAAATTTCTGCCCGCTAGCCAAGTATAGAGCCCGGAAAGAAGCCATAGAGGGACACACTTTACTCCAAAAATAAAACTCGTCCGACTCCTTTGTTCGCGCTAACCAGCCACAGCGTCACGCAAGCCTACCCGAACAGCTGGGTGGCTTAGCTGGTAGTCCTCCCCCTCCCGTCTCTGAAGGCAGCGTTGTCAAATCTCCGCGCGATATCAAAGGAACAGGCCGCGACGTTTACATATCTGTAAAGGTGTCCTCGACGTCACACGGAAAGGAAAATTTCTAGCTCTTCACAAGCACAGCCGAAAGGTCTTCGAAAAGTAAATggttgtggaacactgcgactgtgctGAATGTTTTTAGAAATGATTACAGTTTGTCGCTTTTTGCGACTTTAGTATTTATCATTACCGGTTTAAAATCGCCTAGCGACACAGATGGCGTTCATTACTAAGTGCTTATTGCATTATGGGTATAACAGTGGCCAGACAAAAGTCAAGCATTAAGTTTAGCGTATCATCGACTTTATGGCATTACTTTGTTATATGAAGCCGTGAGATTAAGCCTCGTGCACAAATCACTTTGGAAAAAATGTTATGCTTTACAGTTATATGGAAGAGTTTCTGTAGTGCTGTGTGATTAACATAACTGGAAAACGAAGTATGGTTTCCAAAGTTGTGTGTGCATCATGATTAATTCCATGAATTAAATAAGAAATTAACGCAGTCAGTTCGAAATTATTAGGTAAATTATTGCAGATACTTTGCTAAATTGCGTTGCTTACTTGTTTCTTCGTTCTTCTGTCTTGCCATAGCTACACGACTCCTCAAATGCTATAAACAAATCCTAATAACTGTTTACCATCTGATGATTAATAGTTTGGTAACTTGAAACCTGTGACAAATATGTACCATCACAAAAGGTGTAGCCACTTCGGAAAACTTAACAGAGAAGCATCAAAAACTGAGAAAAGTGTAAATGCGAGGAGATTAAGCTGCAACTGCTTACAATATTATATTCAAGTCAGGCAAGCACTTAATACTGAAAGTTATTCGCAAAAAAGTCACTATTTCAGGTCAAGCACGATAGTTTGTTTGCGCTGCGAAACATAGCAAGAGTTTTGCGGGTCATTAATTGCATTTCCTATCTCTTAAGTCCACAATCTGCTATTGGTAAAAATTCAATGCACAGGATTATGTTTAAGACAAAGCGAAAAGATTTTATTAGAAAATCTACTTAGATCTTACACGATACTAAAGACAGCTACATAAGTCTTAACAGTACGTCCCTAATTAATTCCGGAAGTTATAATTGCACGACCAATAGGCTCACGGCAAGCAAAATTCCCTTTAATATGCAGTTTCAATCAACTCCGGTTGAACGATATGTATCCTGTAGACGTTTAATAGAGAGCCACATAATAGTTTTAGTATTAAAGGTTTAAAAGAAGTATGGCTAAAACACTGATTGCATTTAGGAAAGTTGAGGGAAAATTGTTCTTTAACAGTTTTATTTACTCACTGCTCATTTCAAGTGACACTGACTTCGAATTAAGGAAATATACACGCCGCCATTTGCGACGACGTAAGCGCCACGTTCATCACGCAAGCAAGCGGCAGCAACCAGCTGCTCCGCTCTTCTTCAGCCTCGACTCGTCTCTCTCTCTGCAATAGTGTGTTGTTATAACCTTATTCCCTTACTTCGCCTCCTGGCACTTGTTTACTAGGCGCTCATTGGATACGTCCAGCGAAGCTTCGTCCGATTGGCCGCTGCGTGTGACGTGCTTTCCCCCCACCTCAGCGCCCACGTGACTCTCGCTCGTTGGTATACCAAGCTAACAGTAGTGTCGCGGAGTTAGTCTGAGTCGTGACGGTCTGGGTTGCAGTTGAATGTTCGTGTGCATATCGGAGATTTGAGTGAGAGTTGCTTGGTGATGTTCTAAGTCCTACCAACGAAGACTGAGTTTACCGAACGATAAACTTTCGGTTTTTTCGTCATCTAAATTGTTATAATGCGGGTAGAAATCCATTCTGCGGCAAATTTCCTGGTCCATCTGCTGAGGCTGAATCATAATGGTCTCAGCGAAACTCAGCTGGAGATGTTCAAAGCATCGCTTACTGAAGTTCTGCGTATGCGATACAAGGAGCATTGGTTCCCCGAAAAACCATCTCGTGGATCTGGTTACCGATGCATACGTATCAACGGCAAGATGGACCCAGTGGTAGCGCAAGCTGGGAAAGCTGTCGGACTGCCGCCTGCGTACCTGCACAGTCTGTTTCCTTCGGAGTTAACGATGTGGATAGATCCAGCTGAAGTGTCCTATAGGATCGGAGAGAACGGCTCCATCTGTGTTCTGTACGAAGAGACAGCACCAACGACGTCGGAGGAATTCGCACTGGAAAGGCCCCTGACGAAGTGTGATGTTCCTGCGTGCAGTACGGGCAGCGGCAACAATGGTGGCGGTAGCGGCAGCAGCGCGTCCTGCAAGGAGAGCTTGATGTTCCTAGACCCACGGGGAGTGCAGCATCTGGCGGCGTACGTGTCCAGCTGAACATCACGGCCAGCATCGTATGATTTCCCGGTCGCAAATTTGCCAAACTACATGAACAATTGTGATCTCAGTGTTTCCTTATGTCTTGATTTGCTCGTGTTTATTTGTCTATTACCCAAATTCTGTCTTTCAGAGCGAGTCTTCAGGGACCAAATTTGTGCAAGGATGGCCCGATCCTATCGAAGCGGCCAGTCGTGTTTTTTTGTCTACGTCATTTTCAAAGGAAAAGAACGAGCTTGAACGTTGTTAGATGAATGCATAGAGAGAGAGatttccaaagtctgttaatttatgCTTTACTAAATGTACAAACATGTGAGGAATCTGTGATGTATCTGAAGAAACAGGGCTGACTGTTTCATGCAGGGTAGGGCAAATCTAGTTTCACTGCCGCGAGCCCTTTTACTGTTTACTATAGACTGAAATTTAATTCAAATGCGTTAAAGGTACAAAGCTGGTAACAGCATTCTGTGATTTTTTTCGGTTGCAGTATTCGTTAAAAAGTGAAGCTAGCTTCTCTTTTCTCGTTAGCTTCTACTTTCTCGCTCACGAGTAGTTATATGCAAGATAGTATTTAAACTATGTCGGTGCATGATTGTAAAATATTTTGCTTGTACATATATTTTAATGTTTTCATACTTACGTTCATTCTATTTTCATGCCATTTTTCAGACAGAATGTATGTGTTTCTCAGAGGCAAGATGACTTGTGATTGTAAAAAGTTCAAAGTTTTGTTACTGGAACTGTTTTGTACAGGAGAATAAAGCGTTTACCGCAATAAATATTCGAATCATAAACATAGTTCGCAATTTTTTAATCTTCCTCAAGTCATTGTTTTGCGGTCGGCGTCGAAGTATCGCTTGAAAGCATTTCATTTTGCGGCGCATGTTTCAGTCTATCTTAAGTGTTGTTTCTTAGTAGAAGCAAGCTTGAAGTAATATGAATTGGCTCAAGCTTTGCGAGAATACAGATATATTGTATGGCCTGTAAAGCTGTTAAGAACAAATATTTTGTGTAGCGCAACAATACTTATGCTTGAGATCGGAAAACAGGATAATGAAGTGCTTTCAGGTTTGGCACAAGCAGTAATATGTTAAAGGAGAAGATACTGAGGCTGCAGATTCTTAACTACATTCCAGGCAGACGAGCAGTAACAGGTAAGTTCTAGGTTGTTATAACATTGTATGCTGCGGACGTCAAAGCATCATGATTG includes:
- the LOC124721858 gene encoding protein BTG2-like — its product is MRVEIHSAANFLVHLLRLNHNGLSETQLEMFKASLTEVLRMRYKEHWFPEKPSRGSGYRCIRINGKMDPVVAQAGKAVGLPPAYLHSLFPSELTMWIDPAEVSYRIGENGSICVLYEETAPTTSEEFALERPLTKCDVPACSTGSGNNGGGSGSSASCKESLMFLDPRGVQHLAAYVSS